A genomic region of Pelodiscus sinensis isolate JC-2024 chromosome 1, ASM4963464v1, whole genome shotgun sequence contains the following coding sequences:
- the LOC142831036 gene encoding uncharacterized protein LOC142831036, which produces MPFGLHGAAATFQRVMDRVLTPHQEYAAAYIDDIVIYSPTWGEHLKHVDAVLTALDASEVGLGAVLAQEEQGADQPVLYLSRKLLPRERAYATIEKEALAVKWAIDTLRYYLWGNKFKLVTDHAPLVWLNSMKETNARIMRWYLALQPYCFEVVHRPGATHQNADFFSRIGEQSPPGARLSKGGRCVTDPAGSALEEGAGLPPPREKPRAANGAPTGIAAPELGPRQAQPRAPRRERGRGRAARKQPARPPRLAALNGARTHAGERAGAAAAHGQGGTPGRHSPAPIKMAAGQTEGGAGARRQRPWLPGAPRARPPGRPRRKESAAGDSRWDAPGDFGAVSAPQSAPSPGRTSREWKEPEAGPFWRPWAEESGAATPSAVEGDA; this is translated from the exons ATGCCTTTCGGTCTCCACGGGGCGGCAGCGACATTCCAAAGGGTGATGGACCGGGTACTAACACCCCACCAGGAGTACGCTGCCGCATACATCGACGACATTGTCATCTATAGTCCCACGTGGGGAGAACACTTAAAGCACGTCGATGCTGTACTGACAGCCCTGG ATGCCTCGGAGGTGGGACTCGGGGCGGTACTAGCCCAAGAGGAACAAGGAGCGGACCAGCCAGTCCTCTACCTCAGTCGAAAACTGCTGCCACGAGAGAGGGCATACGCCACGATAGAGAAAGAGGCACTGGCGGTGAAATGGGCGATTGACACTTTACGGTATTATTTGTGGGGGAATAAATTTAAGTTGGTGACTGATCACGCACCCTTGGTTTGGTTGAACTCTATGAAGGAGACGAACGCCCGTATAATGCGGTGGTACCTGGCCTTGCAGCCGTACTGTTTTGAGGTGGTGCATCGGCCGGGGGCGACCCACCAGAACGCAGACTTTTTCTCCCGAATCGGGGAACAGTCTCCACCCGGGGCGCGCCTCTccaagggggggaggtgtgtgacggacccggcggggtccgcactagaggagggagcgggactccccccccctcgggagaaaccgcgcgccgcaaacggcgcgccgaccggcatcgcagccccggagttggggccgcggcaagcccaacccagggcaccccgccgagagcgggggagggggcgggccgcgcggaagcagccagcccgcccgccgCGGCTGGCTGCATTAAACGGGGCACGAACCCACGCTGGGgaaagggcgggggcggcggcggcgcacggGCAGGGCGGAACGCCCggacgtcactccccggcgccCATAAAGATGGCGGCCGGGCagacggaagggggggcaggagcgaggaggcagcgaccctggcttccaggggcgccaagggctcggcccccggggcGACCAAGAAGGAAGGAATCGGCAGCTGGCGACTCGCGCTGGGACGCACCCGGAGACTTCGGCGCGGTGAGTGCACCCCAATCAGCCCCATCGCCGGGGCggacaagcagggagtggaaggagcccgaggcagggcccttttggcgcccgtgggcggaggagTCGGGGGCTGCCACcccatccgccgtggagggcgacgcatag